In the genome of Streptomyces fagopyri, the window CGAGGTGTCCGGCGCGTACAGCGCTTCGACGGCGTGCGCGAGGGCGTTGAAACCGCTGGTCACAGAGAGGGGGACGGGAAGTCCGAGGGTGAGCTCGGGGTCGTAGACGACGCTTCGGGGCTGGACGGCGAGGTCACGGCCGGTGCGCTTGGCGCCGTCCTCGGTCAGGCCCCACACCGGGGTCATCTCGGAGCCCGAGTAGGTGGACGGCACGGCGATCAGCGGCAGTCCGGTGCGCAGCGCGATCGCCTTGCCGAGGCCGATCGCCGAGCCGCCGCCGACCGCCACACAGCCGTCGGCGCGTATCTCGCGGGCCACCTCGACCGCTCGGGTGGCGACCTCGGCGGGTACGTGCATCCGGGCCTCGGCGTGCACCCCCGCGCACTGACCGCCCAGCGCGTCGGCGACCGCCCGGGCGGCGGTCTCGCCCCGGCCGCCGCAGACCACCAGCACCCTGTGCAGACCGAGCCGGGCGACCTCGCCGGGGGTCGCGGACACGGCGGCGCCGGGCCGGAAGACGACCCGGCCCGGCCGGGTCTCGTACGAGAAGTCGAGCGGGGTGTCCATGGCGCTCATACCTGCTCCCGTACGAGGTCGAAGCGGGCCCGCGGGAAGGGGGCCGGGACGCCGAACTCCCTTGCCGGGAGGGGATCGTAGGCCTCGGTGAACGTCTGGGCCGGGCTCTCCCCGGCCGCGGGCACGGCATCGGTGACACCGGCCCCGAAGCCGGCCCCCATGGCCCTGAAGTCCGCCTCGAGGCCGGTTCCGGGGTCAGTCCCGAAGCCGGCCCTGAGGTCGGCCCGGGCATCGGTCCCGAGGTCGGTCTTGCGGTCGGTCGGTTCGACGGTCATGCCACTCTCCTGGTCCGGCACACGATCCTGCCAGGCGTGTCCGAGGATGCGCCGCCTCGCTCCGGACGGCAACTCCTGGTGTTCCCTCGCGCGGTCATCGCGACCGGTCGCCGTCCGCGCCCGCGTCCAGGAAGTGGAAGCGGGGCTCCGGATAGCGGTCGTGGGCCCGGTGCGGGGCAGGCGAGATGTAGGCGCCCGCGAGGGAGAACACCACCCGGTCACCGGCTCGCAGGCCCTGCGCCCGGACGCCGCGGACCAGGACGTCCTGCGACGTGTTCAGCTGGCCGGTGAGGGTGGCGCGCTCCCGGCGCACCACGGGCCGCGGCCAGGAATACGGCCACGGCTCCACTTCGAGAACGGACCAGGGCTGATCGTGCCGCCCGGTGGCGGGGGTGCGCAGGTGGACGGCGCCGCCGCGGATGACGGCGAAGTCCTCGCTGGAACCGTGCTCGACGTCCAGCACCTCGCTCGCGTACCAGCCGCAGTACGCGGTCAGCGCACGGCCGGGCTCGATCCGCAGCGTCAACTCCGGGTGGGCTGCGGCGAGTCGGGCGAGACCCTTGCCGTAGGCGTCCCAGTCGAAGCGGCGTTCCGGGCGGTCGTAGTCCACCGCCATGCCGCCCCCGATGTCCACCTCGGCGAGCCGAAGTCCGTTCCGGGCGGCCAGTTCCACGGTCCAGGCGACGACGGACTCGGCCAGCGCCAGGTGTTCCCCGGCGTGCACGCCGTTCGCCAAGTGCGCGTGGACACCGCGCAGTTCGAGGCTCGGATAGCTGCCGTCGGTGAGCAGCCCGACGATGATGTCGGCCCGGGCGGGGTCCAGGCCGGAGGTGGTGGCGCACGCGCCGCCGTCCTCCGTGAGAAGGCCGCCGGGCACCGGGAGGTCGAACCGCGGCAGCACCGCGACCCGACGGCCCGGAGCGTGCCGCTGGGCCAGCCCGGCCAGCATGTACAGCTCGTACTCGCTCTCGACGTGGAAGCGGGTCACGCCCCGCTCCAGCGCGTCCGCCAGCTCCGTCGGGGTCTTCTCCGTGCCGCCGAAGTCCCGCGGGCGGTCCACGCCCGACTCGGCGACGTGGTCCAGTTCGACTCCGGAGGAGACCTTGTAACCGTCGACGTACGGGCCGAGTTCGGCCAGGATCTCCGGTTCCCCGTTGGCCTGGACCGCGTAGTACATCTCGACGCGGTCGGGCAGAGCGGCTCTGACGGACGCGGCGTGGGCGCGCAGTGCCGCCAAGTCGGATACGTAGGAGGGCAGTTCCGTGGGCGACAGGGAGAGGATGCGATCGCGCACCGCGCGCGGGGGTGTGATCATTGGGGCACTCCGGGTCGTATGGCGCAGGTTGTCGTGGGCACGCGACGCGGGTGGCGAGCGGCCGGACGGCATCGCGGGCCGGCCGGTGCGCGACACGAGGAGCGGGGACACGCCAGAGGCTCCGGGCGGGGCCGTGCGCGCCATGGGGAGCGGGGCCGCGTGCGACGCGCGTGCCCCGTCCGCCGGCCGGGGAGGAATGTCCGAGGTGTGCCGACCGAGCGTCCGGTCCGGTGCGGTCGCCGGGGACCCCCGGAGCACCACCACCGTGCTCCGGCAGGCCGGAGCCCTCGCTCGCAGGGCTCGCGCCCTGTGGCATCCCACCATCATTCTGATCCGCGACTCCCAACCCGTGGCCCAGGTGCGATCTCTACCCGGTGAGAGATCCTCAGGCACCTTGAGCCGCTCGCGAGCGGGAGCCTCTCCGAAGTGTCGCCCCGGCGCACATGAACACCCACGACACCCTCCCACGCAACGGCCCGGCCCCACGCAGGGGTTCGGTGGGCGCGTCGCCGGTGGTGTTCCGGCGGTACGCGCGGACACCTGACGTCGGGGAGGTGCGCCGGGGGGGAAGAGGCCGGGCGCCGGCGCGGGTGTGGACACCGGCCGGATCAAGGCGCAGGGCCGGCGGAGTCGGCCGGCGGACGCGCGGCCGAGGCAGATGTGCGCCCCGCGTGAGCGCCCAGGGGTGCGCACGATGCCCGCGGGGGCGCGGCACGCCGGCCCGGCCGCGTGCGTCCGTGCCGGCCGGCTCTCAGGTGGCGGCGGGGAGGGGGCCGTCCGCGAACGTCCAGGTAGGGCCCGTCACCCGGGCCCGGAAGATCCTGGAGCGTGGCGTGCGTCCAGCGAATGCGAATGCCGAGGCAGCGGCAGCGGCAGCGGCAGCGGCAGCGGCAGCGGCAGCGGCTCGGAACGGTGTGGGGGCGGACCGGGGTCGGTCGGATGGGGGTCGGCGGGCCGGGACGGGGAGCCGTGACCCGGTCCGGCATGGCGCGGGGCCCGGCTCCGGACGGAGCCGGGCCCCGCGTCCGGTCAGCAGGTGGCCGACGCGGGCAGGCCGCCGTACTGGTCGCCCTTGAGGTACACGGCACTCACATAGCCTTCGGCCAGCCGCACCCACACGTCGTTGACATAGCCGTTGTCGCGGATGGTCTCGCCGTGGGTCCAGCAGGACGCACCGCGCGGGTCCCCCGCGGTGACGTGCCCGGTGATACCGGTCTGGCTCGACGGGCCGGAGCGTACATTGACGTTCACGTAGGGTGTGACGGCGTACGGCAGTCCCGCCGCCGCGGCCTGCGCCCCGGCCGCGCCGGTCAGCAGCAGTCCGGCGGCGAACGCCCCGACACCCGCCGTGACCGACGCCCTGGTCCTCATCCTCATGGTCATGCTGTCCTTCCCCGTGGTGGAGTCCCGGTGTGCTCACCGGACGGGGCCGCGCGTCCCGCCGGTCCCGCAGGGCAACCTTGCAAGTCCGGCTCCGGACAGGGAACTTCTTTCGACCACGCTCGAAGCGTCCCGCCGCCCGAGGCTCTCGCGGAACGGGAACTCACCGGCTCCCCTCGTCCCGGACGCATGAAAAAGGGCCCTCACAGGCTGTCGCCCGTGAAGACCCTTCGCACCGTCGGGACGACAGGATTTGAACCTGCGACCCCTTGACCCCCAGTCAAGTGCGCTACCAAGCTGCGCCACGTCCCGATGCGTTTCCCCCGCGATGCCCCGCAGGATCGTGCGAACAGAACTTTACCCCACAGCGGGGGCTGCTCCGAAGAGGGCACGGAGCGAGCGACAATCGGGGTATGAGCGGGACATCCGGAAATCGGCGGAACACCGGGCGGGATCGGGACACCGAGGGCAGGGCGCGCAACGCCCGGCCACGGGACGGGCTGGGCCGCCCTCTGCCGTACGGCGCCGACGGCGTCGAACGTCAGCCGGAGGGCGTCGTGCGTGATCCCGGGAGCACGGTGACCGAGGCGCAGGCGCTGCTGGACGCGGGGCGGCCCTTCCACGCGCACGAGGTCTTCGAGGACGCCTGGAAGGCGGGCCCCGAGGACGAGCGCACGCTCTGGCGGGGCCTGGCCCAGCTCGCGGTGGGCCTCACGCACGCGGCCCGCGGCAACGCGACGGGCGGTGCCCGGCTGCTGCGGCGCGGGGCCAAAGCCGTCGACGAGTGGCGGTCCGGTGCGACCGGCCGAGCCCGTCCCCATGAGCTCGATCTCGTCGAACTCGCCTCGTGGGCAAGGGAGCTGGCTTCCGTCGTGGAGAGTGACGGTGCCGCGGTCAGTGCCGGGGACTGGGCGCCCCGGCTGCGCGGGAGCACCCGCTGAGGAACCGTCCGGCGTCTCGGTCCGGCCGGTGCGCGGACCCCGGGCGGACGCGGTGCGTCCCCGGACGGTGGCGTGCGGCAGACTCGGGGGGTGCGAAAGATTCATGTCATCGGCATCGGCGCGGGCGACCCCGACCAGCTCACCCTCCAGGCGGTCAAGGCGCTGCGGAGCACGGACGTGTTCTTCGTCCTGGGCAAGGGCGAGGCGAAGTCGGACCTCGTCCAGCTGCGCCGTGACATCCTCGACGCCCATCTGTCCGACGGGGCGTACCGCCTGGTGGAGGCACGCGACCCGGACCGTGACCGGGCCGCCGACGGCGCCGCCTACTCCCCCGCCGTCGGGGACTGGCGCAGCGCCCGCGCGGACATCTACCAGCGGCTCATCGCCGAGGAGCTGGGCGAGGACGAGAGCGGCGCGTTCCTGGTCTGGGGCGATCCCGCGTTGTACGACAGCACGCTCGGGATCCTGGAGGAGATCCTGGACCGGGGCGCGGTGGCGTTCACGTACGACGTCGTGCCCGGCATCAGCAGCGTCTCCGCGCTCGTCGCCCGGCACCGCACGGGGCTCAACCGGGTGGCCGGGCCCGTCCAGATCACGACGGGCAGGCGTCTGGCGGAGGCCTTTCCCGAAGGTGTCGACGACGTGGTCGTCATGCTCGACGCCCACCAGGCCTTCCGCCGGTACGCCGACGAGGACATCGACATCTACTGGGGCGCGTACATCGGCACACCCGACGAGATCCTCGCCTCCGGCCCGATAGCGGAGGCGGCGCCCCGGATCGAACGGCTGCGGGCCGAGGCGCGCGAGCGCAAGGGCTGGATCATGGACACGTATCTGCTGCGCAGGCGGCCGCGGGGGTAGGGCACGCCTCCGCCGCGCCGCCGCGCCGCCGCGCGGGCAAGCGCGGGCGTCCGAGGAAAGGCCGCGCACGCCCGGCCCGTACGGCAGGCAGGCACGACAGCTCCCGTACCGCGGGCCCGTGCCGCGGGCCCGTACGGCCAGGCACGCACGACAGGTCCGTGCCGCGGGCGGGGCGTCCCGCACGTACGTGCCGCCGGACCGAGACGCCCGGCTCGTGGGTAGCGCCGCGCGGAATCGCCCCGTACGCGCTACCACCGCGCGGAGACCGTCGCGCGGGGCGTGCCGCACCCACAGACCGCCCGGCGGGGCATGTCGTCGGACGAGTCGTCCCGTACGCGCCCCCGGGCAGGTCCTCCGTCACATGTCGCCGAGCGGCTCGTCGCGTACGCACCCGGGGTCCGCGCCCCTGGTAGTGGGCCGCGCGCCCGCTCAGGTCGTCGAGTCGGTCCGCGCCCCGCGTCAGAGGACGCCGAAGTCCAGGCGGGCCAGGGCCGACACCACATCCGGTACCGCGGCCACGCCGTCCGGGAGCGGCGGCCGTCGCACGACGACCACGGGCAGGCCCAGTGCGCGAGCGGCGGTGAGCTTGGCGGCCGTCGCCTCGCCCCCGCTGTCCTTCGTCACCAGGACGTCGACGCGGTGTGCGCGCAGCAGGGTCCGTTCGCCGTCCACCGTGAACGGGCCGCGGGCGAGGAGCACCTCGGTGTCCGGTGGCAGCGGCGGCTCCGGCGCCTCCACCGACCGGGCGAGGAAATGGAGTCCGGCGAGATGCGCGAAGGCCCCGAGACCGAGGCGCCCGGTGGTGAGGAAGACCCGCCTGCCCAGCGGCGGGAGGAGCGCGGCGGCCTCGGTGAGGGAGGTGGCGAAGTGCCACCGGTCGTCGGGGCCGGGCCGCCAGCCGGGGCGGCGCAGGACGACCGCCGGAACTCCGGTGGCGGCGGCGGCCCGGGCGGCGTTCTCGGTGATGCCGGTGGCGAAGGGGTGCGTGGCGTCGACGACGGCGTCCACCCGCTGCTCGCGCAGCCACCGGGCCAGCCCGTCCGCGCCGCCGAACCCGCCGACGCGTACGTCCCCAGCGAGCGCGCCCGGCCTGGACACGCGCCCCGCGAGGGACGTGGTCACCCGCACGCCGGGGCGGCCCGCCAGTTCGGCGGCGAGCCGGCGTGCCTCGGTGGTGCCGCCGAGGACCAGGACGTGGGGGGACATGGCGTCGAGCCTACGAGAGGTGGTCAGCGCAGCAGCAGCTGCACCCCGCCCACCACCGTCGCCGCGATCACGAGCCGTTCGAAGAGCAGCTGGTTGATGCGGTGCACGGCCCACCTGCCGAGGAACGCGCCGGGTACGACGAAGACCGCGAGCGCCGCGTCGAGGAGCAGGGAGTGTCCGTCGATGAGTCCGAGGCCCACGCTGAAGGGCACCTTGGACGTGTTGACGATCAGGAAGAAGAAGGCCGAGGTGCCGAGGAAGCCGAGTTTGCGGAAGCCCGCGGACAGCAGGTACATCGACATCACGGGGCCGCCCGCGTTGGCGACCATCGTGGTGAACCCGCCGAGCACGCCGTAGGAGCGTGCCTTGATCCGGCCGGACCGGGTCACGACCGCCTCCGGATCGTCCTCCCGCGTGGCGGCCCGGCGGCGCCAGAGCGTCACCGCCGCCATCAGCAGCAGGATCGCGCCGATCGAGGTCCTTACCATCCCGTCGTCTGCCCACACCAGGAACAGCGTGCCGAGGACGACCCCGGCGGCGACCGCCGGGAACAGCCGCCACAGCGTGGGCCAGTGGGCGTGCCGCCGGTAGGTCAGTACGGCCAGCACGTCCCCGACGATGAGGAGGGGGAGCAGCACGCCGGTCGAGGCGCGGGCGGGCAGCACGGCGGCGAAGATCGCCAGGCTGACCGTGTTGGCTCCGCTGACGGCGGTCTTCGAGAAGCCGACGAGCAGTGCCGCGGCGGCGAGGGCGGCGAATTCCCAGCCGGATATGTGCCAGAGCGTCATCGTGTTCATGCGGGGACCGATGCTATGCCCACGCATCTCGTCCCCGTAAGGAGCGTCCCGTCAGGTGATCACCGCGCGGGCCGGGTCACCCCCGGTCACGGTGCCGGGGGCGGCGGGCGCTCGTACGGACGGGGTCAGGACCGCTCGACCAGGATCGCGCTGCCCTGGCCGACTCCGACGCACATCGTGGCCAGGCCGCGCCCGGAGCCGGTGCGGCGCATCCGGTGCAGCAGGGTGGTGAGGATCCGGGCGCCGGAGCATCCGAGGGGGTGGCCGAGCGCGATGGCGCCGCCGGTGGGGTTCACCCGCTCCGGGTCGATGCCGAGCCGGTCCACGCAGGCGAGGGCCTGGGCCGCGAACGCCTCGTTGAACTCGGCCTCGTCGAGGTCGCCGACGCTCCAGCCGACCCGGGCCAGGGCCTTGTTCGTGGCGGGGACCGGCCCGATGCCCATGACGTCCGGGTCGACGCCCGCCGAGGCGCCGGCGACATACCGGCCCAGTGACTCGAGGCCGAGATCGTTCAGTGCCTCTTCGCCGACCAGGAGCAGTCCGGCCGCTCCGTCGTTCATGGGCGACGCGTTGCCCGCGGTGACCGTGCCGCCCGTGCGGAAGACCGGCTTGAGGCGGGACAGCTTCTCCAGCGAGGTGTCCTCGCGTACGCATTCGTCGGTGTCGACGAGCACGCCGTCGGGACGTTCGACGGGGAGCAGTTCACCGTCGAAGTGGCCGTTCTTGCGGGCGTCCGCGGCACGTTGGTGGCTGCGCAGCGCGAACGCGTCCTGGCGCTCGCGGGAGATCCCGTACCGGGAGGCGACCTCCTCGGCGGTCTCCCCCATCGACA includes:
- a CDS encoding sulfite exporter TauE/SafE family protein, translating into MNTMTLWHISGWEFAALAAAALLVGFSKTAVSGANTVSLAIFAAVLPARASTGVLLPLLIVGDVLAVLTYRRHAHWPTLWRLFPAVAAGVVLGTLFLVWADDGMVRTSIGAILLLMAAVTLWRRRAATREDDPEAVVTRSGRIKARSYGVLGGFTTMVANAGGPVMSMYLLSAGFRKLGFLGTSAFFFLIVNTSKVPFSVGLGLIDGHSLLLDAALAVFVVPGAFLGRWAVHRINQLLFERLVIAATVVGGVQLLLR
- a CDS encoding maleylacetate reductase, encoding MDTPLDFSYETRPGRVVFRPGAAVSATPGEVARLGLHRVLVVCGGRGETAARAVADALGGQCAGVHAEARMHVPAEVATRAVEVAREIRADGCVAVGGGSAIGLGKAIALRTGLPLIAVPSTYSGSEMTPVWGLTEDGAKRTGRDLAVQPRSVVYDPELTLGLPVPLSVTSGFNALAHAVEALYAPDTSPLVQLMAEEGVRAMTGVLPTVAAAPGDLDARSRALYAAWLCGACLGATTMGLHHKLCHVLGGTFDLPHAETHTVVLPYVLAYNASAAPRAIATLSRALGTDDVPRALRELARGLGAPHTLAELGLKEADLAVAAAQAAGQAYPNPREVTPHGVLGLLTAAYEGWEPRVGS
- a CDS encoding SH3 domain-containing protein → MTMRMRTRASVTAGVGAFAAGLLLTGAAGAQAAAAGLPYAVTPYVNVNVRSGPSSQTGITGHVTAGDPRGASCWTHGETIRDNGYVNDVWVRLAEGYVSAVYLKGDQYGGLPASATC
- a CDS encoding cobalt-precorrin-6A reductase, which produces MSPHVLVLGGTTEARRLAAELAGRPGVRVTTSLAGRVSRPGALAGDVRVGGFGGADGLARWLREQRVDAVVDATHPFATGITENAARAAAATGVPAVVLRRPGWRPGPDDRWHFATSLTEAAALLPPLGRRVFLTTGRLGLGAFAHLAGLHFLARSVEAPEPPLPPDTEVLLARGPFTVDGERTLLRAHRVDVLVTKDSGGEATAAKLTAARALGLPVVVVRRPPLPDGVAAVPDVVSALARLDFGVL
- a CDS encoding thiolase family protein, whose product is MRPVHFAAARRTPLGKLRGALSGVRPDDLAATVIRGLLADVPALDPARIDDVYWGAANQAGEDNRNVARMAVLLAGLPETVPGATVNRLCASGLEAVTTAARAIAAGEADIVLAGGSESMSRAPFVLPRPDEALPHRIETVDTRLGWRLVNPAMRELHGLLSMGETAEEVASRYGISRERQDAFALRSHQRAADARKNGHFDGELLPVERPDGVLVDTDECVREDTSLEKLSRLKPVFRTGGTVTAGNASPMNDGAAGLLLVGEEALNDLGLESLGRYVAGASAGVDPDVMGIGPVPATNKALARVGWSVGDLDEAEFNEAFAAQALACVDRLGIDPERVNPTGGAIALGHPLGCSGARILTTLLHRMRRTGSGRGLATMCVGVGQGSAILVERS
- a CDS encoding DUF309 domain-containing protein encodes the protein MSGTSGNRRNTGRDRDTEGRARNARPRDGLGRPLPYGADGVERQPEGVVRDPGSTVTEAQALLDAGRPFHAHEVFEDAWKAGPEDERTLWRGLAQLAVGLTHAARGNATGGARLLRRGAKAVDEWRSGATGRARPHELDLVELASWARELASVVESDGAAVSAGDWAPRLRGSTR
- the cobF gene encoding precorrin-6A synthase (deacetylating), translated to MRKIHVIGIGAGDPDQLTLQAVKALRSTDVFFVLGKGEAKSDLVQLRRDILDAHLSDGAYRLVEARDPDRDRAADGAAYSPAVGDWRSARADIYQRLIAEELGEDESGAFLVWGDPALYDSTLGILEEILDRGAVAFTYDVVPGISSVSALVARHRTGLNRVAGPVQITTGRRLAEAFPEGVDDVVVMLDAHQAFRRYADEDIDIYWGAYIGTPDEILASGPIAEAAPRIERLRAEARERKGWIMDTYLLRRRPRG
- a CDS encoding type III PLP-dependent enzyme domain-containing protein, which translates into the protein MITPPRAVRDRILSLSPTELPSYVSDLAALRAHAASVRAALPDRVEMYYAVQANGEPEILAELGPYVDGYKVSSGVELDHVAESGVDRPRDFGGTEKTPTELADALERGVTRFHVESEYELYMLAGLAQRHAPGRRVAVLPRFDLPVPGGLLTEDGGACATTSGLDPARADIIVGLLTDGSYPSLELRGVHAHLANGVHAGEHLALAESVVAWTVELAARNGLRLAEVDIGGGMAVDYDRPERRFDWDAYGKGLARLAAAHPELTLRIEPGRALTAYCGWYASEVLDVEHGSSEDFAVIRGGAVHLRTPATGRHDQPWSVLEVEPWPYSWPRPVVRRERATLTGQLNTSQDVLVRGVRAQGLRAGDRVVFSLAGAYISPAPHRAHDRYPEPRFHFLDAGADGDRSR